The segment ttatatatatatatacttttttatctaaatttaaataaaatttcaagtTTAATCGAGTAATGAGTAAATTATCCCACCTTAAATTtgtaatgaaaataaataaataaatcaaccaACTCAACCGGAGTTTATAAAGGGCTGGGCCCAAACAGAGCAAACTCTACCGGAAGGCATGCCCAATGATCAAATTAACGACGTGAATACCGTTCATGCTGTGCTGTCCGCATTTCGAAGTTTTCAGATTCTTGCCGTTTTCCCTCTTTCCCTGCTTTGCTGGTTCTCAAGAGAAAAAGGAATCAAATagcaaaattgaagaaaaagttcTAATTGAATTTGAATCCTGTTAAATTTCCTATTAGCCTCGATCaatagaaattaaaaaatttcCCTCAAAATTTTTTTTGATGGTCCTGCTTCAACCATCCAACCAAGCAAATAGATCGATCTTAAATTTTCTGTCTTTTTAATTATTatcgatttattattattattttctaaatggaTTCTAGCAGGCGAGCGGTGGAATCGTACTGGAGATCGCGGATGATCGATGGGGCAACCTCGGATGAAGATAAAGTAACGCCCGTTTATAAGTTAGAAGAGATCTGCGAGCTCTTGAGATCGTCGCATGTTAGTATTGTCAAAGAAGTTTCTGAGTTTATCTTGAAACGACTCGATCACAAAAGCCCAATCGTCAAGCAGAAGGTAATTTCATTCAATTCGCTTTGAATTTCTTGTTTTCAGTTTGGTTTTGGTTGGATGATGGAATTTATAGACAGCTCTAAATCATATTTGTTGTTTTAGATGGGAAATTTTTTTCCGGGGAAGTCTTTTTTGAGAACTTTAACTCAATTTTAGTCAAATGGTTAAAGTAAGGATCATCAAATTTACCCAAGTTTTTAACTTTTAAGTCGTCAAATATCAATATTAAAGTATCACTTTGTTTTTGTTCATAAACGCAATAGGCTATTAACAAAAATTAACAACTAGAGGAGCCTTATATCCTTCTAGGCGAATAAGTCTTGTCATGTAAATGCTGCGTGTTTAACGTGTGGGCAAGTTTTTTCCCGTAAGTGAATTATTAGAGCATGATATGATGATACTCAGTGGGTAGTGGGATCTTGCAGGCTTTGAGGCTGATAAAGTATGCAGTTGGAAAGTCTGGTTTGGAGTTTAGGAGAGAGATGCAGAGGAACTCAGTGGCTGTTCGTCAGTTAATTCATTACAAGGGACAGCTGGATCCCTTGAAAGGGGATGCACTTAATAAGGCCGTGCGGGAAACAGCTCGTGAGGCTATTTCTGCAATATTTGCAGAGGACAATAATACCAGTAAGCCTTCTCCAGCAGACGACTTTAACAAAAGAATAGAAGGATTTGGCAACACAAACTTCGAAATGCCATCAAATGAGAAGAAATCATTTCTAAGTGAAGTAGTTGGTATTGGAAGTGCTTCTATCAAGCAGGGAATTAGTAGTTTCACTCAGGGTCCTTCGCTTAGAAAGAATGATAATGGAAGCTACAAAGGTCCTACTCTTCAGAGGTCCTTGACTACAGAAATTGACCATTCTGATAAGTACAATCCAGCTGAATTGCGCAATGACTCTCAAGGGTTTTCCAATAATACTTCTAGTGGAACTTGGGGCCTGGATTCGAGAGTATTAAAGACAGAAACAACAAATGGGGAATCTAGCTCAAATTATTCAGCGACTAAAACTCGTGAAGAGAGATTATTGGAAACTATAGTTACATCTGGTGGTGTACGTCTTCAACCTACTCGAGATGCTATTCAGGCTTTCCTTGTGGAGGCTGCAAAGCTTGATGCATTGGCTTTAAGTCACGCTCTTGAATCTAAGCTTCTATCTCCATTGTGGCAGGTAACTTGCTATTCCTTTGTATCGAATCATTTAACGACAAGATCACGTACTTAGCTCTATCCCAGGTTATATCACTTCAACCACTGGTCAATCATGCAGTCCTACTGTACTATGTGATCATGTTTCATATTGGTGATAATTTTGTATTGATATCTTTTACAAACCAATGAATGGCGTATTTGAGTTTTTTATCTCTTAACCTTAACAAGAATTGTTGATGGTCAGATTCGCATGAAAGCTGTGTGTGTGCTTGAGTCAATTTTGAGGAGAAAGGAAGATGAGCATTTTGTGATTGTGGCTTCATATTTTACTGAGAACAAAGATGTTGTTTTGAGATGTTCCGAGTCTCCACAAGCTTCTCTAAGAGAAAAGGCCAACAAGGTAATTATCTTAGTCAACCTTATGTTCTATTTTTAATCTGAAATAACATCATTTTTGGTAAGTTTAATGTCCAGCCtagtgtcacggggctagacctttcgtctcgcaatccatgcggccttaggcgatttgCTCGCCCAAACTCgcccaagtcagcctttactcgaatgagggttccttaagaactcctccaaggcaccaactcGTACAGCGGAAGACTTCTTATGTCAAAAAAAGCTTACAAAGAACCATTCCAACTCGTACAGCGGAAGACTTCTTATGTCAAAAAAAGCTTACAAAGAACCATAGAAAGGGATGCtcgcaaagtgtttgagtaaatgctctctattctcttattcacaaagaataatgaaacaatgaatggagtcCCCTACAAATGAGGGGAGAGgcatctatttatagttgagcctctccaaatccaacggtacaaatcAAGTACATCAACGGCTATGATTAAAGGGTATCTACAAATCAAATCTCTAagaatataaaatcatatcttttaagatcatgtttccatatttgtagatagaccttcaatctcttcaagcaacgggCCAGTTCGATTGGGCCAACCAGACGTTAATCTGACAGGCTTTTTCAAcagttccttgaatcgggccagctcacgtgggccaaatgatccccatctgagtaatagacctccatcggatgcatttggctcgatggtcacgggctttgaactctggcccgtgacattctcccccacccatTCTCGCAACGTCCTCGTTGCGACTCCTGAATGGCATTGACTTGATTCGCCTTGGATCCCACTCGTTGCCTTAGCTCTTCCCTTCCTTCGGGACTTTTGCCTCGGCTTCCGTCGCTTCTTAACTCGAGCCGTCCTACTCGTTTGTACATCTCGACGACAAGGAGTTATGTCACTCCCTTGCCCACATTCTAACTTCCCTCGAACATAATCCTCATGATTCACAACACTTGGCTTTGCTTTACCCACAGTCTCTCGGCCTCCTTGCTCAAGGACTTCGAAAGGGCCCCTACGTTCTCGCCAAGTACACAAGTTAGAATGCAAAACACTATTAGAGTGTTTCGAATGTACCTTTGCATTTACTCGGGTCAACTGTCTCACATGCATCACTTTTTTTTCCTTGAAGTCCGGTGCACCACCCACATCTCCCATAGGTGGAAGCCTTGTCGATGACTCGGCCAACTCCGACGCTTCACTCGATTCGAGCCTCATTGGTCCCAGCTTCACTGTTTTCATCGCAACTTCTTCCCCTAAGTTCGATGACAAACTCACCTCTCCCTTGGGTGGAAGCCCCTCCGACGACTCCCTATGCTCGGACGTTGCCTTTCCTTTGACTACGGCTTGCTTTGGACAGTTCCGCAACTCATGCGGACCACGGCACAAGAAGCACTTTACTCGCATCTTTTTGCTCCTTTTAGCCCTCTTGGCTTCGGCTTTACCCTTGCTCGAACCAAGCTTCTTGGGCTCCTTGTCTGCTCCATCGTTCCCTTCGATGACAGACTTGCTCCTCTTTGCCCTCTTGGCTTCGGGTTTTCTCTTGCTCGAACCAAGCTTCCTGGGCTCCGTATTTGCTCGATCATTCCCATCGATAACAGACTTCCTCGGACACTTCCGCAACCTATGCGGACCATGACATAAGAAGCACTCCACTGGCTTATTCTCGCTTTCGGCCTCCTTGGCTTCGACACCCCTTGCGCTCGAACCAAGTCCCAAGGCCTTACTCACCGGCTTCTTCCTAAGCGCGGATTTCATCGGACACTTCTTTAACATGTGTGGACCGTCGCAGAGAAAGCATTTCAGCTTGTCCCTTTTCCTCTTGGGTTTCTTCTTCCCAACTCGTGGTTTCCCATTACCACCATTGTTGCCGTTGCCATTGCCATACTAATCCGTATCTTCCTTGTGATTCCCTTCACATACGCCCCTTCCCTCGGGCTTGGAAGATCCAAGCTTATCTTTCCCTAGACCAAGCTTAACCACGGATATCGCTACCTTCATGGCTTCCGACAGCTTTTGGACACCTCTTTGTTCCACCTCCTGTCTGACCCACGGCTTCAATCCCTCTTGAAAAGCAAGCATTGCTTCTTTCTCGGTCACATCCGAAACTTGGAGCATGAGTTCCTTGAACTCACGAACATACTCCCCCACTGTGCTCCGTTGTGTTATCCCTTGCAATTTTGCCCGAGCTTCTTCCTCGGCAAACTCTGGGTAAAACTGTCCCTTCAACTTGCATTGGAACTTCTCCCATGTTCCAATCTCACCTTGCCTTTTATCTGTGGTCCTACCTCGCCACCATAAAAGCGCAATATCAGTAAGAAATAATGAAGCAGTTTGTACCTTACCCGCATCATCCACGATACCTTTGGCACGGAAGTAGTTTTCCATCCTCCACAAGAAATTGTCCACATCACATGCAGACCTTGTCCCCACAAACTCTTTCAGCTTCGGGACATACTCGTTACTGAGTGCTGCACTTGACACTCCTTCCTCCACTGCTGCTCGACACAAGGCCAGCTCTCCCTCGAGCTCCTCTATTCTTGTGTTTAAAGCCAGCGTCGTGGCCATTGTTTCCTCCTTCAAAGCCTTCACCTTGGCTTCGAGAGCATTGTTCCTCTCTGTCAGCTTCTTCCTTTGGGAATCTAGCAACTTTTGCATGTTATCCCTTTGGGAAGTTAGACACGTGGTCACAAAGTCCCTAAACTGTTCCTTCATGTCTTCAATGCTTTCCCCACGAGCATTGTCAGACTCTTTAACGTCCTCCGTAGACTCCTCAAGTTTACCCACACATACCTCTACGGCCGACAGCATCTCCCTCAAAGACTTTCTCGCCCATCTTTGTTCGAACTCTTCTTTCGACATCCCAATAGTGCCTTCGAACCAACAGCTCGGATACCActtgtcacggggctagaccttttgtctcgcaatccgtgcggccttaggcgatttgTTCGTCCAAACTCGCCCAAGTCAGCCTTTATTCGAATGAGggttccttaagaactcctccaaggcaccaactcGTACAGCGGAAGACTtcttatgccaaaagaagcttaCAAAGAACCATAGAAAGGGACGTtcgcaaagtgtttgagtaaatgttctctattctcttattcacaaagaataatgaaacaatgagtAGAGTCCCCTACAAATGAGGGGAGAGgcatctatttatagttgagcctctccaaatccaacggtacaaatcGAGTACATCAACGGCTATGATTAAAGGGTATCTACAAATCAAATCTCTAagaatataaaatcatatcttttaagatcatgtttccatatttgtagatggaccttcaatctcttcaagcaacgggCCAGTCCGATTGGGCCAACCAGACATTACTCTGACAGGCTTCTCCAAcagttccttgaatcgggccagctcacgtgggccaaatgatccccatctgagtaatagacctccatcggatgcatttgg is part of the Gossypium arboreum isolate Shixiya-1 chromosome 5, ASM2569848v2, whole genome shotgun sequence genome and harbors:
- the LOC108453560 gene encoding protein MODIFIED TRANSPORT TO THE VACUOLE 1-like, producing the protein MDSSRRAVESYWRSRMIDGATSDEDKVTPVYKLEEICELLRSSHVSIVKEVSEFILKRLDHKSPIVKQKALRLIKYAVGKSGLEFRREMQRNSVAVRQLIHYKGQLDPLKGDALNKAVRETAREAISAIFAEDNNTSKPSPADDFNKRIEGFGNTNFEMPSNEKKSFLSEVVGIGSASIKQGISSFTQGPSLRKNDNGSYKGPTLQRSLTTEIDHSDKYNPAELRNDSQGFSNNTSSGTWGLDSRVLKTETTNGESSSNYSATKTREERLLETIVTSGGVRLQPTRDAIQAFLVEAAKLDALALSHALESKLLSPLWQIRMKAVCVLESILRRKEDEHFVIVASYFTENKDVVLRCSESPQASLREKANKVLILLNGEQAGDLASNSEKSSKPMTTSVQMPDLIDTGDPDDYDGQNTSIKDSHNQNTSNLTGTPHIDDLLGDGIDAGLSPSKQKYDDDPFAGVSFHSGEGRENVDDLFSGMTIDDKSVGNGNHVAANKKSELIDIFGTNSEAPFEPENKTNSVNELMAGLSMNENPPNLKQKGMTSEAPENIFANINTHSSQQASNDALSGIFGSQATGMNATPMFPLGTMPYGVPPGITLNPAFSSQPMNYGAMGSFFAQQQLLATMSNLQHFGNLNAPNAGINHVSSGSNGGSPLPDIFQSNFPTQTASSMMNNSKKEDTRAFDFILDHLAAARDPKRTV